Proteins encoded in a region of the Chryseobacterium piperi genome:
- a CDS encoding T9SS type A sorting domain-containing protein, giving the protein MKKLYMSAFSICTILTVSGQETLWQKNIKSSTQDFLSQVTTTIDQQYLITGSAIQTGSSQKVAGGSNQNNGYDFHLVKLNQQGEQVWEKYFSGNNHDYLSATVATQEGGFLVSGTSYSGKGLDKKEDSKGGSDIWLIRINEFGDELWQKTLGTIADEEARAVIQTTDLGFFVAGNVQNASKGYGSKDVWIIRLDKDGKEISQLILGARGLDEVEKMIPTKDGGALVGIYSRSEAVNMSNQQSVMSNEKEMISNSKADRSTITNHSLPITYQSKTTENFGEGDYWIVKLSKDGKVEWEKNFGGKGDDHVRTLALTSNGYIIGGESRSERSGNKTVGIEEGTDLWLVSLDERGSEQWQKSYNLGNRDVLMSMSTISSLSTSNSQPATKGILLGGYTQAEGRIESNDETFWMLYVNQDGSEQWRKHVKGKEKKKEERLSDLKLNKDGSIILAGTSAEELGKENWKIVKLGDKQLDQLIEKQDIKIYPNPVSDYAYVEIGFDFKDAEINLYDMGGRQLQSLKTKNRVTKLNTQNLIQGAYLVTVKTDTNKTANTKIIKK; this is encoded by the coding sequence GTCTGGTCAGGAAACACTCTGGCAAAAAAATATTAAATCCTCTACTCAGGATTTTCTGAGCCAGGTAACCACTACTATTGATCAGCAATATTTAATTACAGGAAGTGCTATTCAAACAGGTAGCAGCCAAAAGGTAGCAGGTGGCAGTAATCAGAATAACGGTTACGATTTTCATTTGGTGAAGCTCAATCAACAGGGAGAGCAGGTTTGGGAGAAATACTTCTCAGGAAATAACCATGACTATCTTTCTGCAACGGTAGCAACCCAGGAGGGAGGATTTTTAGTTTCGGGAACCTCATATTCAGGTAAGGGTCTTGATAAAAAAGAAGATTCCAAAGGAGGTAGCGATATCTGGTTGATAAGAATCAACGAGTTTGGAGATGAATTATGGCAGAAAACGTTAGGGACAATTGCTGATGAAGAAGCCAGAGCTGTTATTCAAACCACGGATTTAGGATTCTTTGTAGCCGGTAATGTACAAAATGCCTCTAAAGGTTATGGCTCCAAAGATGTGTGGATCATCAGGCTTGATAAAGACGGAAAAGAAATTTCACAACTGATTTTAGGTGCGAGAGGACTAGATGAAGTAGAGAAAATGATTCCTACAAAAGATGGAGGTGCGTTGGTAGGGATTTACTCACGCAGCGAAGCTGTGAATATGAGTAATCAGCAATCAGTAATGAGTAATGAAAAAGAGATGATCTCCAATTCAAAAGCTGATCGTTCTACTATTACTAATCACTCATTACCTATTACTTATCAATCCAAAACCACTGAGAATTTCGGAGAAGGTGATTACTGGATCGTAAAGTTGAGCAAAGATGGAAAAGTTGAATGGGAAAAGAATTTTGGAGGAAAAGGAGATGATCATGTAAGAACCCTTGCTTTAACGTCAAACGGATATATTATAGGTGGGGAGTCCAGATCTGAGAGATCAGGAAACAAGACCGTAGGGATTGAAGAAGGAACTGACCTTTGGCTGGTTTCACTAGACGAAAGAGGAAGCGAGCAATGGCAGAAATCTTACAATTTAGGAAACAGAGACGTTCTAATGAGTATGAGTACTATTAGTAGCCTCTCAACTAGCAACTCTCAACCAGCAACTAAGGGCATCTTACTCGGAGGTTACACCCAGGCGGAAGGAAGAATAGAATCTAATGATGAAACGTTCTGGATGCTGTATGTAAATCAGGATGGAAGTGAACAGTGGAGAAAACATGTTAAAGGAAAGGAGAAGAAAAAAGAGGAAAGATTGTCAGACCTGAAATTAAATAAAGATGGTTCGATCATCCTGGCAGGAACCAGCGCAGAGGAATTAGGAAAGGAGAACTGGAAGATTGTGAAGTTAGGAGACAAACAGCTTGATCAGTTAATTGAAAAGCAAGACATTAAAATCTATCCGAACCCGGTATCAGATTATGCGTATGTAGAAATTGGATTTGATTTCAAAGATGCAGAGATCAACCTCTATGATATGGGCGGAAGACAATTGCAGAGCCTTAAAACTAAGAATAGAGTGACTAAGCTGAACACTCAGAATTTAATTCAGGGAGCTTATCTGGTTACTGTAAAAACGGATACTAATAAAACCGCTAATACTAAAATTATTAAAAAATGA
- a CDS encoding RHS repeat domain-containing protein, with protein MKRYLFLVVNLFLFNCFYSQDTGGFMPKVVSPPPSVMEMEKYTTYDVNLLNGVASFDIPLYTLKAGDINIPITLNYRTAGIRYNQQPGEVGLGWQISPTYLISRIVNGRADEAHERPSEEITNSYLSKPGYHRDTFLSSFSSFSLGAQPLVEQYDNDFDIFSFNLLDSNGEFLIDNLATKKIASTQKAVKFNYELGNINNQSNYKAIQSFNAVDKNGIKYYFGKDLADPNAKYHTLSADPPAHTQVWYVSKIVDTKNNFVNFSYKTNSESRYNSTYVFTVSESVATKTYYGTVYDALSSDIQNEVLGPQESLVVDRMTTSNGQRIEYDRDGSSNRIKSIKIYDNKNTLIRKVDFIYKIAQKIFLEKVHIYDGIDPKAKTYVFSYYDENVAHNKRDLWGYYNDEGIPDFIFPRYVGIVDNITLMDAVQDYNTTYDIISYNISQTPLRDVPGFPAMEPITSLDRPNHYYSLKSIKFPTGGIREFEYEAHKYKGYDEAYHIENADKFFGMRIKRIISRDREQSTPNLIKEYRYGSDGSGYGNPFEDFSVSHSTINESSKISISEDGTVNTGRVLSFTNQNPFLGLFNQLGYIYYPKVTEYSFDKIYKDFNAQLAKDKTEYYHREGIAPNYYAFLKYSTHFNNYGNYYGFTNLSGGIEKEDKRIYYMKDTNNNFVPIKKVEKLMGRADPVEKKGIRISPFYTYASSTHSGLYQKFPNSMNSFYNFDRYTIRVLRDLEKGTKTTDYYGSQELVTEVTKDYANADHLQPTGQKTLHADGSKTETLYRYAHEKGNQLMISKNMVGIPLETMTTQTIGNSTKTLSKVETIYPKTQTEANTKTSGLVLPTSVLSYDISNLSLPGITELTYDRYDSKGNIQQYTSKVGVSTTIIWGYNGTHPIAKIEGAKLSDITQSLITTIVNASNADAANPAQEPALITALDNFRKNSGLSNYQITTYTYDPLIGVTSITPPSGIREVYIYDTANRLKEIRQDSKTGNLVKEFKYNYKN; from the coding sequence ATGAAAAGATATTTATTTCTTGTAGTGAATCTGTTTTTATTCAACTGTTTTTATTCTCAGGACACGGGAGGATTTATGCCAAAAGTAGTCTCGCCACCACCATCGGTGATGGAGATGGAAAAATATACGACATATGATGTCAATTTACTGAACGGTGTGGCTTCTTTTGACATCCCTCTCTATACGCTGAAAGCTGGTGATATTAATATCCCGATAACACTGAACTACAGGACTGCCGGGATAAGATACAACCAACAACCCGGAGAAGTGGGTTTAGGATGGCAGATATCCCCTACGTACTTGATATCAAGAATTGTGAATGGAAGAGCTGATGAAGCTCATGAAAGACCAAGTGAAGAAATCACCAACTCTTATCTTTCAAAGCCGGGATACCACCGGGATACTTTTTTGAGTTCATTTAGCTCTTTCTCACTAGGTGCACAACCTCTAGTAGAGCAATATGACAATGATTTTGATATTTTCAGCTTCAATTTGCTTGACAGCAACGGCGAATTTCTTATTGACAACCTGGCAACAAAGAAAATCGCTTCAACCCAAAAAGCGGTAAAATTTAATTACGAACTGGGAAATATAAACAATCAATCAAATTACAAGGCTATCCAAAGTTTTAATGCGGTAGATAAAAATGGTATTAAGTACTATTTTGGCAAAGACCTTGCAGATCCCAACGCAAAATACCATACCCTTTCAGCAGATCCCCCTGCACATACCCAGGTTTGGTATGTTTCCAAAATCGTTGATACCAAAAATAATTTTGTAAATTTTTCCTATAAAACAAATAGCGAATCCCGGTACAATTCTACCTATGTATTTACAGTAAGTGAATCCGTCGCAACTAAGACTTATTATGGAACTGTTTATGATGCATTGTCTTCTGACATTCAAAACGAAGTTTTAGGTCCTCAGGAATCCCTTGTAGTTGATCGAATGACAACGTCCAATGGGCAAAGGATTGAATATGATAGGGATGGGTCAAGTAATAGAATTAAAAGTATAAAAATATATGACAACAAGAATACATTGATAAGAAAAGTAGATTTTATCTATAAAATAGCCCAAAAAATTTTCTTGGAGAAAGTCCATATTTATGACGGAATAGACCCCAAAGCCAAAACCTACGTATTTTCATATTATGACGAAAATGTCGCCCATAATAAGCGTGATCTGTGGGGCTATTATAATGATGAGGGAATCCCCGATTTTATATTTCCACGATACGTTGGCATTGTTGATAATATAACACTTATGGACGCTGTACAAGACTATAATACTACCTACGATATAATAAGCTATAATATATCTCAAACTCCCTTACGTGATGTTCCTGGTTTTCCAGCAATGGAACCAATCACTTCCCTGGATAGACCGAATCATTATTACTCTTTAAAGAGTATAAAATTTCCTACAGGGGGAATCAGGGAATTTGAATACGAGGCCCATAAGTATAAGGGTTATGATGAAGCTTACCATATAGAAAATGCAGATAAATTTTTTGGAATGCGGATCAAAAGGATCATTTCCAGAGACAGAGAACAAAGTACTCCAAATCTTATTAAAGAATACCGGTATGGTTCCGATGGTAGTGGATATGGCAATCCTTTTGAAGATTTCTCTGTTTCTCACTCAACCATCAATGAAAGTTCCAAAATATCTATAAGTGAGGATGGTACTGTTAACACAGGGAGGGTACTGAGCTTCACTAACCAAAATCCATTCTTAGGCTTATTCAATCAACTAGGATACATATATTATCCAAAGGTAACAGAATACAGCTTCGACAAAATTTACAAAGATTTTAATGCTCAATTGGCAAAAGATAAAACGGAATACTATCATCGGGAAGGTATAGCCCCAAATTATTATGCCTTTTTGAAGTACTCAACACACTTTAATAATTATGGTAACTATTATGGTTTTACCAACCTGTCAGGTGGAATAGAGAAGGAAGATAAAAGGATCTATTACATGAAAGATACAAATAATAATTTTGTACCGATAAAAAAAGTTGAGAAACTGATGGGAAGAGCGGACCCAGTTGAGAAAAAAGGGATAAGGATCTCTCCTTTTTATACTTATGCAAGCTCCACACACTCTGGGCTTTATCAGAAATTCCCTAATTCGATGAACTCCTTTTACAATTTTGATCGTTATACCATTAGAGTTTTAAGGGATCTGGAAAAAGGGACAAAGACAACAGATTATTATGGTTCTCAGGAACTTGTTACAGAGGTTACAAAAGATTATGCCAATGCAGATCACCTACAACCCACCGGCCAGAAAACCCTCCATGCCGATGGATCTAAAACCGAAACCCTCTACCGATATGCTCATGAAAAAGGAAACCAGTTGATGATCAGTAAAAATATGGTTGGGATTCCCTTAGAAACAATGACCACTCAAACTATTGGAAATAGTACTAAAACTTTATCAAAGGTAGAAACCATTTATCCCAAAACTCAAACTGAAGCGAATACAAAAACATCAGGATTGGTATTACCGACCTCGGTACTTTCTTATGATATTTCCAATCTTTCATTACCAGGTATTACCGAACTTACCTATGATCGATATGATTCTAAAGGAAACATTCAGCAGTATACCTCAAAAGTTGGAGTTTCAACAACAATTATCTGGGGCTACAATGGAACTCACCCTATTGCTAAAATAGAAGGAGCTAAATTATCTGATATTACCCAATCTTTGATCACTACCATTGTCAATGCTTCCAATGCTGATGCAGCTAATCCCGCTCAGGAACCTGCGCTCATTACGGCATTAGATAACTTTAGAAAGAATTCAGGTTTATCCAATTACCAGATCACAACATATACTTACGACCCTTTAATTGGTGTAACCAGTATTACCCCTCCATCAGGAATCAGAGAAGTGTATATCTATGACACCGCTAACAGGCTGAAAGAAATAAGACAGGATTCCAAAACAGGAAATCTGGTAAAAGAATTCAAGTACAATTATAAAAACTAA
- a CDS encoding DUF6443 domain-containing protein yields MNKIIIPIGALLIAGLAHAQLSPTENYVYSKTYLDYNASNQPTKTAETVEYFDGLGRPKQIINIKASPLRRDVVTHIEYDGFGRQVKDFLPVPQAQEAVSKEIAFFMQKGKLSLS; encoded by the coding sequence ATGAACAAAATAATTATCCCTATAGGAGCCTTGCTAATCGCAGGATTAGCCCATGCTCAATTAAGCCCGACTGAAAATTATGTTTATTCTAAAACATACCTTGATTATAATGCCAGTAATCAACCTACCAAAACTGCAGAAACCGTAGAATATTTTGATGGTTTAGGGAGACCTAAACAAATTATTAATATCAAAGCCTCTCCTTTAAGAAGAGACGTGGTTACCCATATTGAGTATGATGGTTTCGGAAGACAGGTCAAAGACTTTCTTCCTGTTCCCCAGGCACAAGAGGCTGTCTCAAAAGAGATAGCCTTTTTTATGCAAAAAGGAAAGCTTTCGCTTTCCTAA